The following nucleotide sequence is from Candidatus Margulisiibacteriota bacterium.
GCCGGCTTCGGCAATCTCACAGCGAACTCTCTGAAAAAGGGCCTGTCAAAAGCAAGAGAGAAACCTTTTATCGATGTTATCCTGCGTTTTAAGTCTTCTCCCTTATTATGGCAGGCTTGCGCCACATCAAGCAGGCCGCCATCCCCTTTTGAGGTCAGATAAACACACGCGGCAAGCGCGCAGAGAGCCTCGTTGCTGCAGATATTGGAGGTGGCCTTTTCTCTCCTTATATGCTGCTCTCTGGTCTGCAGTGTCAGTACATAGCCCGGCATCCCGGATGAGTCCTGGGTTTTTCCGACAACGCGGCCGGGCATATACCTTAGATACTGCTTCTTTACGGCAAAGATACCAAGATAAGGGCCTCCGAAATTCAAAGGGTTGCCTAGCGGCTGGCCTTCTCCGACAACAATATCGGCCCCGTATTCGGACGGGCTGTTCAACACCGCAAGAGAGACCGGGTCCGCGCATGCGACAAAAAGAGCCCCTTTATCATGGGCCGCCTTTGAAAGGTCAAATACTTCTTCAAGACAGCCGAAAAAATTAGGCTGCTGTACGATCACGCAGGCGGTGTTTTCCCCGATGATCTTTTTTGCCGCGGAAAGGTCTGTGATCCCATCCTGGAACGGGACCTCTTTGAGCATTAGTCCGGAACCGGCAGCATATGCGGAAAGGACCCGGCGGTAAAAGGGGTTGACCGCTGATGAAACTACCACTTCTTTTTTCTTTGTATATGAAGAGGCAAGCAGAGCTGCTTCTGCCATAGCGGTAGAAGCGTCGTACATTGAGGCATTGGCCGCATCCATACCCGTAAGGCGGCATATCATGGTCTGGTATTCGTAGACCGCCTGAAGTATCCCCTGGCTGATCTCCGGCTGGTACGGGGTATAGGCCGTGTAGAATTCGGACCTTGAAACAATGTGCTTTACAACGGACGGGATATAGTGGTTATAGGCCCCTGCCCCAAGAAAACTCGGTTTTTTGGAAACGGACTTGTTGCTGCCGCTCAGCAATCTCAGCTCTCTTGCAAGGTCCATCTCACAAAGAGCCTGCGGCAGATCGATCTGAGGGTTCCTGAGCGCCTTGGGGACATCACAAAACAGCTCCTCGACAGAAGCAGCCCCGCAGACCTTGAGCATAGCCCCTCTGTCGTCGTCAGTGTTTGGGATGTAGCTCATCTAAGTACTTCTGGTAGGACGCCAGGTCCATCAGGCTTTCAAGCTGAGAGGCTTCTTTGATCTTCAGTTTTGCGATCCAACCGCTTCCGTAAGGCTCACGGTTGACGAGTTCCGGAGACGAGGACAGGGCGGCATTGACTTTGAGAACGCTTCCGGATACAGGGCTGTAAACGCTTGATACGGCCTTTACCGATTCCAGGACACAGAGCTCCTGTCCGGCCTCAAGCGTTTTGCCGGCCTCCGGCAGCTCTACAAAAACCACATCTCCGAGCTCTTTTTGAGCATAATCGCTCACCCCCACAGTTCCGTCTGGCGCTATCCATTCATGTTCTTTGGTATATTTTATCTCTTCCGGTTTCAAATCATTACCTCCCGCGATCAAGTTTGCTAACTAATTTTAGCATATCTTTTATAGAACGGCAGTTTTACCATTTTTGAGGGGTGCAGTTTCTCCCTGATCTGCACGGTTATTTCTCCATCCGGTAAAACAGAGCCCGGCTCGACATATCCCATAAAGACCGGCTTTTTCAGAGTCGGGGAAAATGTCCCGGATGTTACAGCTCCGATCTTTCTGCCTTTTGATATCAATACGCAGCCCTGTCTGGCTATAGCCTTGTCCAGGACTTCAAATCCGGAGAGCACTTTACTTATGCCTGAGGCTCTCTGCTCCTCCAGAGCTTTTTTCCCGGTAAATTCGCTTTTTCCAAGGTCAACGGCAAAAGAGAGGCCTGCCTCAAGAGGCGTTGTATCTTCGTCCAGTTCATGGCCGTAGAGCGGGAGTCCCGCTTCAAGCCGCAGGCTGTCCCTGGATCCCAGGCCGCACGCTTTTGCGCCTTCAGAAATGAACCCGTCCCACAGCCGGGATGCATAAGACCTGTCAAAAAAGAACTCAAAGCCGTCCTCTCCAGTATACCCTGACCTTGAAGCAAATACCTCTACCCCCAGGACCTCCATCCATACACAATCCCTGTGCTTTAAAGCGGAAAGGTCGGTCTTGGTCAGTTTTTGCACAATAGAAGCCGCCTGAGGCCCCTGGATGGCCACAGCGGTGCTTGAATCATAGAGTAGTTTGAACTTTTTTGAACTGCGGCAAAAATGCGAAAAAACCCTGTCCGCGTTGGAGGCATTGGCTATCACCAGAAATTCGCTCCCGGTCCTGTAAACAAGGATGTCGTCCAGGATGCCTCCTCTTTCGTTAAGGACAAAAGAATACTGCGCGCGGTTGTCCTTTAATTTGGCCAGGTCATTGGAGGTAAGCCTCTGCAAAGCGTCAAAGTCGTCGGTCTTTATCTGGCCCATGTGCCCTATATCAAAAAGCCCGCAGCCCTGTCTGGCGTAATTGTGCTCTTCGATTATGCCTGTATACTGTACCGGCATGACCCAGGAGGCAAAGTCCACCATTTTGGCCCCGAGCCTTAAGTGCTCTTGATAAAGCGCTGTTCTTTTTGGCTCGGACATCCTAAAGTATTTCCCTTAATGATCTGATGAACTCCCTGTTCTGGAAGGGTTTGCCGATCGTGACCCTTATCGCCGTGGGAAGGCCGAACGAGTTTAGAGGCCTTATTATTATCCCCCGCTGCATCAGTTTGACAAAGACCTCTTCTGCGTTCCTTTTGAGATCTATATAAATAAAATTCGCCTGGGTCTTTAGAAAGCTGAGCCCTAGTTTCGACAGTTCTTTATACAGGTATTTTTTGCCCAGGGAATTGTTCTTAATGCTTTTTTTGACGAATTCCGCGTCGTCAAGCGCTGCCAGTGCGGCGATCTGACCGATACGGTTCACATTGAACGGCATTTTGACCAGATTAAGGCACTCTATAAGTTTTTTGCTGGCAACTCCGTACCCCACGCGCAATGCGGCAAGCCCGTATATTTTTGAAAAGGTCTTAAGAACGATCAGATTATCATATTTGCCTATCAATCCGGCAGCAGAAGTGAATTCTTCTCTCTCGCAATAGTCCCCGTAAGCCTCGTCAACGACCACTACTGTGTCTTTAGAGACTTTAGACAATAGATCTTCTATCTTTCCTGCGGCTACTATCGTTCCTGTCGGATTGTTGGGATTGCATAGAAATACCAGCTTTGTTTTACTGTTTATCTTTTCCACAAATCCGTCAATATCGTAAGCATGGTCTTTTAAGACTACATGAAGCGGCTTGCCGTCCATAAGTTTAGTCACAAATTCGTAGACACTGAAAGTATTATCGGACAGAACGGCTTCCTGCCCTGCGCTAAGGAAAGTCTGCGCGATCAAAAGCATGATTTCATCAGAGCCGTTGCCAACCACAAAATTATCGGGAAGAAGGCCGAACTTGTCTGCCAGCGCGTTCCTTAGAGGAACATGGTGCTGGTCGGGATATTTTGAGGACTCTTTGAGGGCCTTTTTAGCAGCACTTAAAGCCTTTGGGCTGGAGCCGAGGGGGTTTTCGTTGGAGGCAAGCTTTATAACACTGCTTAAGCCGAACTCTTCTTTGACATCCTCTTCCTGCTTGCCGGGGATATATTTCGAAAGGTTCTTCAGGCAGTCTCTTGCCAGCTGGCTCATGACAAAAAGATTATATCACATCCTCATCTGGGCTCCCGTCTTCTTATTTTCACTTTCTTTTTATCGCCGTGAAGCTTGTAATAACTCTTGATGGTCTCCTTCTTTATTACCGCACCGTTCTTCTTGACGGTCCTTGTCACCGTGGTCCAGAACGCTCCTGTCTGCACCAGTTTTTCCTCAGGGACCTCGGAAGTCGGATCTTTTGTTGTCACTATCTCATATCTGTATCTTATTGCCGCAGGAGAAAAAGATACTGTCTTGCCCGAGGGAGCACCTATGATCCTGAAGGTCAGCCCTTTCTTGAACGGAACAGCCTGTATCACGACAGGATGCCCGGTATTGTTCCTGAGCTTTAGGTCCGTGGAAGGAGGATAGATCGTAGCGTCCCTTCCCAGAGGGTAGATGGAAAAATACATGCCGTGGTTCCTTCTGTTAACTATCTCAAGGTCCGCCATGAGGGCGCTGTTATAGAGAGTGGTGGCTATCTGGCACGCCCCTCCGCCGTATTCCGGCACCAGTTCATCCCCAATGATCACATAAGCCTCTTTAAAACCTCTTTCCCCTGTGAACTCGCCTATAAGAGGAAGGAGCGAAAAAACTTCGCCGGAGGCCAGAAAGGTATTATCGACAAATGAGGATACCAGATAGATGTTGGAGATCCTGTTTGGCGAATCATGGGTCCCATAGTAGGTGGTGTAACTGCCGATGACCTCGGCGCTGGGAATGCTCTGGAGCATCTCCCGGCTTATCCTGGGACGGGCCAGATCGAGTATTACAGCAGACTCCAAAGCTCCATTTTCCAGAGAACTTTTTAGCAGCAGCCTAGTCTCTTCTCGTTTCAACTGTCTGCCTGTAGTGTGCGGTCTTATGGACACCCTGGTCCTTCCCGACGGGTCCTTTGAGATCAAAAATCTCGCGTTCTCTTTGTCCCTGTCAATATAAGAAGCCACCTGGG
It contains:
- the hisC gene encoding histidinol-phosphate transaminase, which produces MSQLARDCLKNLSKYIPGKQEEDVKEEFGLSSVIKLASNENPLGSSPKALSAAKKALKESSKYPDQHHVPLRNALADKFGLLPDNFVVGNGSDEIMLLIAQTFLSAGQEAVLSDNTFSVYEFVTKLMDGKPLHVVLKDHAYDIDGFVEKINSKTKLVFLCNPNNPTGTIVAAGKIEDLLSKVSKDTVVVVDEAYGDYCEREEFTSAAGLIGKYDNLIVLKTFSKIYGLAALRVGYGVASKKLIECLNLVKMPFNVNRIGQIAALAALDDAEFVKKSIKNNSLGKKYLYKELSKLGLSFLKTQANFIYIDLKRNAEEVFVKLMQRGIIIRPLNSFGLPTAIRVTIGKPFQNREFIRSLREIL
- the gcvH gene encoding glycine cleavage system protein GcvH codes for the protein MKPEEIKYTKEHEWIAPDGTVGVSDYAQKELGDVVFVELPEAGKTLEAGQELCVLESVKAVSSVYSPVSGSVLKVNAALSSSPELVNREPYGSGWIAKLKIKEASQLESLMDLASYQKYLDELHPKH
- a CDS encoding VanW family protein; amino-acid sequence: MKKHPLIKAALLILIISAVVFGAYFGDRFYMEERIDQGFYIGSVPVSGLTRQEAVLRLSTFEADSVIERLPALVLEEDKRQIRYEFKPSQAGLILFPEESVDRVIQISQREGYLGRISYGLGRKRREVPPVMKVANELHLKALIAQVASYIDRDKENARFLISKDPSGRTRVSIRPHTTGRQLKREETRLLLKSSLENGALESAVILDLARPRISREMLQSIPSAEVIGSYTTYYGTHDSPNRISNIYLVSSFVDNTFLASGEVFSLLPLIGEFTGERGFKEAYVIIGDELVPEYGGGACQIATTLYNSALMADLEIVNRRNHGMYFSIYPLGRDATIYPPSTDLKLRNNTGHPVVIQAVPFKKGLTFRIIGAPSGKTVSFSPAAIRYRYEIVTTKDPTSEVPEEKLVQTGAFWTTVTRTVKKNGAVIKKETIKSYYKLHGDKKKVKIRRREPR
- the gcvT gene encoding glycine cleavage system aminomethyltransferase GcvT yields the protein MSEPKRTALYQEHLRLGAKMVDFASWVMPVQYTGIIEEHNYARQGCGLFDIGHMGQIKTDDFDALQRLTSNDLAKLKDNRAQYSFVLNERGGILDDILVYRTGSEFLVIANASNADRVFSHFCRSSKKFKLLYDSSTAVAIQGPQAASIVQKLTKTDLSALKHRDCVWMEVLGVEVFASRSGYTGEDGFEFFFDRSYASRLWDGFISEGAKACGLGSRDSLRLEAGLPLYGHELDEDTTPLEAGLSFAVDLGKSEFTGKKALEEQRASGISKVLSGFEVLDKAIARQGCVLISKGRKIGAVTSGTFSPTLKKPVFMGYVEPGSVLPDGEITVQIREKLHPSKMVKLPFYKRYAKIS
- the gcvPA gene encoding aminomethyl-transferring glycine dehydrogenase subunit GcvPA — translated: MSYIPNTDDDRGAMLKVCGAASVEELFCDVPKALRNPQIDLPQALCEMDLARELRLLSGSNKSVSKKPSFLGAGAYNHYIPSVVKHIVSRSEFYTAYTPYQPEISQGILQAVYEYQTMICRLTGMDAANASMYDASTAMAEAALLASSYTKKKEVVVSSAVNPFYRRVLSAYAAGSGLMLKEVPFQDGITDLSAAKKIIGENTACVIVQQPNFFGCLEEVFDLSKAAHDKGALFVACADPVSLAVLNSPSEYGADIVVGEGQPLGNPLNFGGPYLGIFAVKKQYLRYMPGRVVGKTQDSSGMPGYVLTLQTREQHIRREKATSNICSNEALCALAACVYLTSKGDGGLLDVAQACHNKGEDLKRRITSIKGFSLAFDRPFFREFAVRLPKPARKINELLSEKGIIGGLPLEDLYPGLKDHMLFCVTEMNTEEELEMLCCALKNV